From a region of the Cutaneotrichosporon cavernicola HIS019 DNA, chromosome: 7a genome:
- a CDS encoding uncharacterized protein (Acyl-coenzyme A oxidase N-terminal), with protein MSNPAVPPAWVQQLLPAKTTGPAQLAAERSNSKVDPKALETLLYPDDALAMRRAVEDAIANSGQGFAAKLEALPSLGRVEKIERSLERGKALKRLRKKHGWTPEQYAYASTAAGEAHVYGLHDKAFIKCLTDQGSAEQHERFLVPAKADKIIGCYAQTELSHGSNVRGLETTATWNPSDKTFIIHSPSLTASKWWIGTLGCTANHALVMAQLIIDGKNHGPHTFVVPVRDIKTHEPLEGVYVGDIGPKFGFQSMDNGFALFNKVKIPHINMLNRFQIVDPDTGVYQRRGSPAFVYGGMTFLRVGIAADAATTLARAASIAVRYTAVRKQFADDDSKSPAEVPVLDYTMVQFRLLPLIATSYALFFSTQELGALYRSYDQALSGGDQKRAETLLADLHIGSCALKIHGTFISVEGIEAARRSCGGHGYSHYSGIGHLYAEMLPSVTYEGDNYMLSKQVARALVKKAKANDPMFAAYKANPRRSFDWSKDEDVVASFGHRVAFQTLQILALREDGWTWNQLLVPFWRLCAAYAQFVIVRAFAAALPGVAASVPGPTAQAINDLFHLYVAVVTDQYASEFTDAHALPSNRADGLARQKAILALLQRVRPNAVNLMDGWAFSDMVLNSSLGRYDGNVYEDVFKRAAANPVNTLTFDVDPDSDVIVRRRQAVAKL; from the exons ATGTCCAACCCCGCCGTCCCCCCAGCCTGGGTACAGCAATTGCTGCCCGCCAAGACGACTGGCCCTGCCCAGCTCGCTGCCGAGCGCAGCAACTCCAAGGTCGACCCCAAGGCCCTGGAGACTCTGCTGTAtcccgacgacgcgctggccatgcgccgcgccgtcgaggacgcgatcGCCAACTCGGGCCAGGGATTCGCAGCCAAACTCGAGGCGCTTCCCTCCCTCGGACGAGTTGAGAAGATTGAGCGCTCCCTCGAGCGCGGAAAGGCCCTCAAGCGCCTTCGTAAGAAGCACGGATGGACACCGGAACAATACGCATATGCAAgtacggcggcgggagaggCTCACGTCTACGGCCTCCACGACAAGGCATTCATCAAGTGCTTGACTGACCAAGGCTCGGCTGAGCAGCACGAGCGTTTCCTCGTTCCCGCCAAGGCTGACAAGATTATCGGCTGCTATGCCCAAACCGAGCTTAGCCACGGTTCCAACGTCCGCGGACTCGAGACCACCGCTACCTGGAACCCGAGCGACAAGACTTTCATCATTCACTCGCCTAGCCTCACCGCGTCCAAGTGGTGGATCGGCACGCTTGGCTGTACTGCCAACCACGCGCTCGTGATGGCCCAGCTCATCATCGACGGAAAGAACCACGGTCCGCACACTTTTGTCGTTCCCGTCCGCGACATCAAGACCCATGAGCCCCTCGAGGGCGTGTACGTAGGCGACATTGGACCCAAGTTTGGTTTCCA GTCGATGGACAACGGCTTCGCCCTCTTCAACAAGGTCAAGATCCCTCACATCAACATGCTCAACCGTTTCCAGATCGTCGACCCCGACACGGGCGTGTACCAGCGCCGCGGCTCTCCGGCCTTTGTCTATGGCGGTATGACGTTCCTCCGTGTCGGCattgccgccgacgccgcaACGActctcgctcgcgccgcctcgatcGCCGTGCGCTACACCGCGGTTCGCAAGCAGtttgccgacgacgactccAAGTCGCCCGCCGAAgtccccgtcctcgactACACCATGGTCCAGTTCCGCCTCCTGCCCCTCATTGCGACGTCATACGCCCTCTTCTTCAGCACGCAGGAGCTTGGCGCTCTCTACCGCAGTTACGACCAGGCACTCTCGGGCGGCGACCagaagcgcgccgagaccCTCCTCGCTGACCTGCACATTGGTTCTTGCGCTCTCAAGATCCACGGCACGTTCATCTCGGTCGAGGGTATCGAGGCTGCTCGTCGTTCTTGCGGTGGACACGGATACTCGCACTACTCTGGCATTGGACACCTGTACGCTGAGATGCTTCCTTCGGTCACCTACGAGGGCGACAACTACATGCTCTCCAAGCAGGTCGCTCGCGCTCTTGTCAAGAAGGCAAAGGCCAACGACCCCATGTTCGCAGCTTACAAGGCCAACCCCCGCCGTTCGTTTGACTGgtccaaggacgaggacgttgtCGCTTCCTTCGGCCACCGCGTCGCCTTCCAGACTCTCCAGATTCTCGCTCTCCGCGAGGACGGCTGGACCTGGaaccagctcctcgtcccctTCTGGCGCCTCTGTGCCGCATACGCCCAGTTTGTGATTGTTCGCGCGtttgccgccgccctccccgGTGTCGCAGCCTCTGTTCCCGGCCCCACCGCGCAGGCAATCAACGACCTCTTCCACCTCtacgtcgccgtcgtgaCCGACCAGTACGCTTCCGAGTTCACCGACGCCCACGCCCTTCCCTCGAACCGCGCCGACGGTCTCGCGCGCCAGAAGGCCATCCTTGCGCTCCTGCAACGCGTCCGCCCCAACGCTGTCAACCTCATGGACGGGTGGGCGTTCTCAGACATGGTCCTCAACTCGTCTCTAGGCCGCTACGACGGCAACGTGTACGAGGACGTGTTcaagcgcgccgccgctaACCCCGTCAACACGCTCACGTTTGACGTCGACCCCGATTCGGACGTGAtcgtgcgccgccgccaggcTGTCGCCAAGCTGTGA
- a CDS encoding uncharacterized protein (NADH-ubiquinone oxidoreductase ASHI subunit (CI-ASHI or NDUFB8)), whose protein sequence is MLLRATRTFRPAALLARGNSYYIAPPVPTHPHHSPSAPIPPPPPGVEVDPQLHGYPQLPEVSLQLREPFGWWDIQERKNFDEPVMEEEDYLGMWGPDVFKIGGGAALLALTAALGLVGAFGWFVYETSPPLKAVRREYPYGGLEKALGGYPARKEQDDVEE, encoded by the exons ATGCTCCTCCGCGCGACCCGCACTTTCCGCCCtgccgcgctcctcgcgcgcggcaaCTCGTACTACATCGCCCCTCCTGTGCCGACGCACCCCCACCACTCGCCCTCTGCCCCCATTCCTCCGCCCCCGCCTggagtcgaggtcgaccccCAGC TTCACGGTTACCCTCAGCTTCCTGAGGTGTCGCTGCAGCTCCGGGAACCATTCGGATGGTGGGACATCCAGGAGCGCAAGAACTTCGATGAGCCG GtcatggaggaggaggactaCCTCGGCATGTGGGGGCCTGACGTTTTCAAgatcggcggcggcgccgccCTTCTGGCGCTGACAgctgcgctcggcctcgtcggtgcCTTCGGCTGGTTCGTTTACGAgacctctcctcctctgaAGGCCGTGCGTCGCGAGTACCCCTACGGTGGACTCGAGAAGGCGCTGGGAGGATACCCTGCCCGCAAGGAGCAGgacgacgttgaggagTAG
- a CDS encoding uncharacterized protein (Myb DNA-binding like) yields the protein MALRLPGARSFKPVRGKPRPRLSHPAPGGPAQPPAPPGAQSQPLPSTSKPSQPTISQSQPPRPRPVPKGKEPLFTSAEDDEPLLKSISDDLPPTVASADLPPSVAPVADFLPSVASVDLPPSVSSRPPTVAAVHEDPPSVGAAPPSGVVPSLDVDAQPASSIPEPSLATPSSSRAVTPSRSSTPLKRGGKSALLAAAASSSSPIIKHGKSRGRAPVRPAPRLGAAPSPAPELDDDDRSIRSATPGTRRVYPPKRPKHIVADADAPSPAVVDAPPVVALDGPASTAEAGSPAVLPVDDGPPAVGSADDAPPLVGSVADGPPAVGTVDVAHAVLAVVEDQPPAVAAINGGPPAVGAVHDAYPFVGIADDGPPAVGAILDDVPPVVGSASRSVSDLPSAVGAASTSTPSAAQLAAEAVASITPLQGPAQTLGALAGSRRRKRRAPSNSETQDSSAGDEADIDADDSEDVLPVPAPKKKRGRRKKATAEGAEESEADNSASTPNKKRKAKAPASGRPQPRAPPRIQNPELDGVEADDMVGEEKVNMEEMSLSQVASLSRGRVSARALKLHQFQRSEAERKAKERADKAEERWRKRRVIRRKAREIRNEKRSERRAAGSQDEVSDDSVNSASDNDDEPERLTPPSSPSYFGRVLRNAPVVFDAEQRARMQKETDEKAASSSRAARRRQDDDEDIEGLGLFGNNYDDDDDDPMDDLEDLGEDFQLEVEADEQPAGGEEGDGEFAGLTESQFTGGHFNEAGEWVEEGGDAGAVLQRRNEEERRRILAGTGDRVVEIVDNETQFINSATWGKKVSNDRWTAEETELFFSALRETGENYTLMKAYFPGRNVRQLRRKAQRENKSNPERMYDAVMNRKPMDYKYLAKSSGFNSTEPYDHEHKFLADLKEEQLRQAEEDRQAALAAKNAPQVAEFGDVGMEMDVEVDEDAYDGLEEWGEEDENAEFV from the exons ATGGCGCTCCGTCTCCCCGGTGCACGCAGCTTTAAGCCTGTTCGCGGGAAGCCGCGCCCCCGTCTCAGCCATCCTGCGCCGGGCGGACCGGCACAACCACCCGCGCCACCGGGCGCACAATCCCAACCCCTTCCCTCTACGTCCAAGCCTTCACAACCCACAATCTCCCAGTCTCAACCGCCACGTCCGCGACCCGTTCCTAAGGGGAAAGAACCGCTCTTCACCAGCGCCGAAGATGACGAACCTCTTCTCAAATCGATATCCGAtgaccttcctccaaccGTAGCATCAGCAGACCTCCCGCCGTCCGTCGCGCCTGTCGCAGACTTCCTACCATCCGTCGCGTCCGTTGATCTCCCACCATCTGTCTCTAGTCGTCCTCCTACAGTCGCGGCTGTCCATGAGGACCCACCATCCGTCGGTGCAGCCCCCCCCTCCGGCGTAGTTCCTTCCCTCGATGTCGATGCCCAAccagcctcctccatccctGAACCGTCCCTCGCCACcccatcctcgtcgcgcgcagTGACTCCCTCCCGCTCAAGCACGCCGCTCAAGAGAGGGGGGAAGTCGGCACTTCTagccgcggcggcgtccagctcctcgcctATTATCAAGCACGGGAAGAGTCGCGGGCGCGCTCCAGTCCGTCCTGCCCCGCGACTGGGTGCAGCACCGTCACCTGCCCCAgagctggacgacgacgaccggTCCATCCGGTCCGCGACGCCGGGGACAAGGAGGGTGTACCCTCCCAAGCGCCCGAAGCACATAGTGGCGGACGCTGATGCGCCTTCTCCCGCCGTCGTTGATGCGCCGCCTGTTGTTGCACTGGATGGGCCCGCAAGCACTGCCGAGGCTGGGTCTCCAGCTGTGCTCCCGGTTGACGATGGACCACCTGCTGTCGGATCTGCtgacgacgcgccgcctctTGTCGGTTCCGTTGCCGACGGCCCGCCTGCCGTTGGTACTGTTGATGTCGCACATGCTGTCCTTGCCGTTGTCGAGGACCAACCTCCTGCCGTTGCTGCTATTAACGGTGGCCCTCCTGCTGTTGGCGCTGTCCATGACGCATATCCATTCGTCGGCATTGCTGACGACGGACCTCCAGCTGTTGGTGCGATCCTGGACGACGTGCCACCTGTCGTCGGATCCGCATCACGATCTGTGTCCGATCTCCCATCCGCGGTGGGGGCGGCTAGTACCTCCACTCccagcgcggcgcagctcgcagcCGAAGCTGTCGCGTCCATCACTCCCCTCCAAGGGCCTGCTCAAACCCTTGGCGCTCTGGCGGGCTCTCGCCGCAGAAAGCGCCGTGCTCCTTCAAACTCTGAGACCCAGGACTCATCTGCTGGAGACGAGGCCGATATCGACGCTGACGACTCTGAAGATGTGCTGCCTGTACCAGCtccgaagaagaagcgcgggCGCCGGAAGAAGGCGACTGCTGAAGGAGCAGAAGAAAGCGAAGCCGACAACTCGGCGTCCACACCCaacaagaagcgcaaggctAAGGCGCCAGCGTCCGGCCGACCCCAACCCCGTGCCCCGCCCCGTATTCAGAACCCTGAacttgacggcgtcgaggccgacgatATGGTCGGCGAAGAGAAGGTTAacatggaggagatgagtCTCAGCCAGGTCGCTTCGTTATCGCGTGGGCGGGTCTCGGCACGTGCGCTCAAGCTTCATCAGTTCCAGCGCTctgaggccgagcgcaaggcAAAGGAGCGCGCCGATAAGGCAgaggagaggtggaggaagcgCCGCGTCATTCGCCGCAAAGCACGCGAGATCAGGAACGAGAAGCGCTCTGAGCGGCGTGCGGCCGGGAGCCAAGATGAGGTGTCCGACGATTCGGTCAACTCTGCAAgcgacaacgacgacgagcctgAGCGTCTCACACctcccagctcgccgagctaCTTCGGACGTGTCCTACGCAACGCTCCGGTCGTCTTCGATGCGGAGCAACGTGCACGCATGCAGAAAGAGACTGATGAGAAGGccgcgagcagctcgcgcgctgctcggcgccgtcaagatgacgatgaggacATTGAGGGCCTGGGCCTCTTCGGCAACAACtatgacgatgacgacgacgacccaATGGACGAtctcgaggaccttggcgaggacTTCCagcttgaggtcgaggccgacgagcagcCTGCCGGGGGTGAAGAAGGCGACGGCGAATTTGCGGGTCTCACCGAGAGCCAGTTCACCGGCGGCCACTTCAACGAGGCTGGCGAGTGggtcgaggaaggaggcgaCGCCGGAGCGGTCCTCCAGCGCCGtaacgaggaggagcgtcgACGTATCTTGGCGGGCACAGGCGACCGCGTCGTGGAGATTGTCGACAACGAGACGCAGTTTATCAACTCTGCGACCTGGGGCAAGAAGGTCTCAAACGATCGCTGGACGGCAGAGGAGACCGAGCTGTTCTTCAGC gcaCTACGTGAGACGGGCGAGAACTACACGCTCATGAAGGCGTACTTCCCGGGGCGCAACGTGAGACAGCTGCGGCGCAAGGCGCAGCGCGAGAACAAGTCGAACCCGGAGCGCATGTACGATGCGGTGATGAACCGCAAGCCCATGG actACAAGTACCTGGCCAAGTCGTCAGGGTTTAACAGCACTGAGCCGTACGACCACGAGCACAAGTTCTTGGCGGACTtgaaggaggagcagctgcgacaggcggaggaggaccggCAGGCTGCGCTTGCCGCGAAGAATGCGCCGCAAGTGGCAGAGTTTGGCGATGTGGGCatggagatggacgtcgaggtggatgaggatgcGTACGATGGGCTAGAAGAatggggagaggaggacgagaatGCCGAGTTTGTGTAG
- the HST3 gene encoding uncharacterized protein (Sir2 family) yields MAITTLTLDARRPLAEVNIRVAKARRVVVVSGAGISCSSGIPDFRSGNGLYSLVKTRYPESFVTGKDLFSSGLFSTPETTSIFYTFIAELSLACQAAEPTRTHHFIRRLEAKGKLLRSYTQNVDGFERRLGLESGGRGTGLTKNGTRNVELHGDLGRVRCVLCFADFEACDEYVCMFREGEAPNCPSCEERHADRVNRGARATSVGTLRPSIVLYDEAHPLGDQIGELQAHDMKRRPDMLLIMGTSLKVHGLKHLIKDFAKVVHERKGIVVFVNATTPNKEWESVIDYHVQGPTDEWVDLVQEDWKKARPQDWELQTTLDPAVVHKSVVKGKSKAKSKSKAKPKPLPSSDDACHLPTPPNSQQSPISSPRGSARNTPQRDSSTLPPTSSPLTPVPTPPVSPSPFKTLKVPATLYSPASPSKRSASRTGAPAQAKRSRTRPASPSPSPGGRGNTLVPITNTLATDDEDDDEDDDVLIIPAKPRLTRTPSLPPMPSRKAKAAASQAWLGLAPKVMMKKQPKENSSGQSPQKRVAADKRCSTRPTRVPSLRAP; encoded by the exons ATGGCAATCACCAcgctcaccctcgacgcACGCCGACCCCTAGCCGAGGTCAACATCCGCGTCGCAAAGGCAAGGCGTGTCGTGGTCGTCTCGGGCGCGGGCATCTCTTGCTCCAGCGGGATTCCG GACTTCCGTTCCGGAAACGGCCTCTATTCGCTGGTCAAGACGCGCTACCCCGAGTCCTTCGTCACTGGCAAGGACCTCTTCTCATCGGGCCTCTTCTCCACCCCCGAAACCACTTCCATTTTCTACACATTCATCGCCGAGCTCTCGCTCGCGTGCCAGGCGGCTGAGCCCACACGTACACACCACTTCATCCGTCgtctcgaggccaagggcaagctTCTCCGGTCATACACGCAAAACGTGGACGGCTTTGAGCGCCGTTTAGGGCTCGagagcggcggccgcgggaCCGGACTGACGAAGAACGGCACACGCAACGTTGAGCTGCATGGAGATCTGGGACGGGTGCGCTGCGTCCTGTGCTTTGCCGACTTTGAGGCGTGCGACGAGTATGTGTGCATGTTccgtgagggcgaggcgccGAATTGCCCTTCCTGCGAGGAGAGAC ATGCCGATCGCGTCAACCGCGGGGCGCGCGCCACTTCAGTGGGAACACTTCGCCCGTCGATCGTGCTATACGACGAGGCGCATCCGCTTGGTGACCAGATCGGCGAACTCCAGGCGCACGACATGAAGCGCCGCCCTGATATGCTTCTCATCATGGGCACGTCGCTCAAGGTTCACGGCCTCAAGCATCTGATCAAGGACTTTGCCAAGGTCGTGCACGAGCGCAAGGGCATCGTTGTGTTTGTCAATGCCACCACACCGAACAaggagtgggagagtgTCATTGACTATCATGTTCAAGGTCCGACGGATGAGTGGGTTGACCTCGTTCAAGAAGATTGGAAGAAGGCGCGGCCACAGGACTGGGAGCTCCAGACAACCCTGGACCCTGCCGTTGTGCACAAGTCCGTCGTCAAGGGCAAATCGAAGGCAAAGTCAAAgtccaaggccaagccGAAGCCGCTCC cctcctcggaTGACGCGTGCCACCTTCCTACCCCGCCGAACTCGCAGCAGTCGCCAATCTCGTCTCCTCGTGGGTCGGCGCGAAATACCCCACAGCGCGACAGCAGCACCCTCCCGCCAACGTCTTCTCCCCTCACTCCCGTCCCCACTCCGCCCGTCTCACCTTCTCCCTTCAAGACGCTCAAGGTGCCTGCCACGCTCTACTCacccgcgtcgccgagcaaGCGCAGCGCCAGTAGAACAGGCGCCCCAGCGCAGGCCAAGCGGTCGCGGACAAGACCGGCGTCcccgtcgccgagcccTGGCGGTAGAGGCAACACACTAGTGCCGATCACGAACACGCTCGCGAccgacgatgaggatgacgacgaggatgacgacgtcctTATCATTCCCGCAAAGCCTCGCCTCACTCGCACGCCTTCGTTACCTCCGATGCCCAGccgcaaggccaaggcagCTGCAAGCCAGGCGTGGCTAGGGTTGGCCCCGAAGGTGATGATGAAGAAGCAGCCTAAGGAGAACTCGAGTGGCCAGTCTCCGCAGAAGCGCGTCGCAGCCGACAAGCGGTGCAGTACGCGACCCACCCGCGTGCCGTCTTTACGGGCTCCATGA
- a CDS encoding uncharacterized protein (SUZ domain), whose product MTAATIISAVPGSSSSPPPNHHLTPRLMAVSVHPPLDARDARDHDGQPCALIDGDDVNPDCDVGACRELYNDGNRSPSPALTVSNGRTTPPSVTDSLAPSSSALASPGPTTISTSSPPPSSGAPPPINLPNAEIGLCSPKDEEELKKALTSKERISVLIIGKEIEAFIGRVHRGEHTSRVQSAEPSTSTSPLDQLGPSKQLDFATTTRYLRMVVYKLASWYGLRAVAGIEKQSMIVGVDGNLDPKSTSLRIASLVPEPTEQPMMQFRIMQRDTLSVTDEEGTSRATSVSADDGTESSGARRTFEERELAYAAAKKRIYGPDNADDDSISTSASQPRSRQASRHGDEDDDLDGPRRTMPFEREIVYGSLSHAAPETLAAPPMGQGPQGGPPIFNHYDDGCTGMQQPFMGYPNPRMMPADPNRLIYPNQQFPGQMPMGGYGSSWPPPPMPGQMVGPSQMQPVMGMMPMGSQVWYPPDMGGPSQQGPNMMSMMPIPQGMPMPYQPSMYGGQQQFQQGRTYNPTLAHPTPMRPGLDPLSSTASSISSRSYQDVHSRPHSRGSTTSTRSAASSVRLGGMYPSGQQPYGYRQKAVKPSQGSFSSSIGRPTFDMKRSGRQSPASTTSSRSSRRASSIHIQQPQPGQHPLPPRPDWAANNVPYHPSPMPPAGGGEPSTSDFPPLHRGPLGAGFRAEPMQVEKVKMRPPAATAWHAGGRDVHHVQQNYGPPDAVEVFVDSHDHGEPAPHYGPDMTTPQQQSPVAPEPAVSILQNPDNLATPVAPVLIADADPDFPRRMPPTSRTPSLYDPSAPVPVGRQRHSPAPGPRYPPTAQHSPVSPSAPHPSATTTTPVISKNGTPTEAEVEARFAALNIKSRQPPSYAKIVRRD is encoded by the exons ATGACCGCCGCCACAATCATCTCGGCGG TGCCGGGATCCAGCTCATCGCCACCTCCAAACCACCACCTCACTCCCCGCCTCATGGCTGTGTCTGTTCACCCGCCACTGGACGCCCGCGACGCACGCGACCACGACGGCCAGCCCTGCGCGCTGATCGACGGTGACGATGTCAATCCCGACTGTGACGTTGGCGCATGCCGAGAACTCTACAATGATGGTAACCGGTCCCCAAGCCCCGCGCTCACGGTCTCGAATGG CCGCACCACTCCCCCAAGTGTGAccgactcgctcgcccCTTCAAGTAGCGCGCTTGCGTCCCCAGGCCCCACGACTATCTCCACATCTAGCCCGCCGCCATCATCTGGTGCACCGCCACCAATCAACCTGCCCAACGCTGAGATCGGACTATGCTcgcccaaggacgaggaggagctgaaGAAGGCGTTGACAAGCAAGGAACGCATCAGTgtcctcatcatcggcAAGGAGATTGAAGCTTTCATTGGCCGTGTTCACCGCGGTGAACACACGTCACGTGTCCAGTCCGCAGAGCCGTCGacatcgacctcgcctCTTGACCAACTTGGCCCGAGTAAGCAACTCGACTTTGCGACTACCACCCGGTATCTGCGGATGGTCGTTTATAAGCTGGCGTCGTGGTACGGACTTCGCGCAGTGGCAGGAATAGAGAAGCAGTCCATGATCGTGGGTGTTGACGGCAACCTGGATCCCAAGTC GACGAGTCTGCGGATCGCGTCGCTGGTCCCCGAGCCCACTGAACAGCCTATGATGCAGTTCCGCATCATGCAGCGCGACACGCTCAGCGTCActgacgaggaggggacgtcgcgcgcgacgtctGTCTCCGCAGACGACGGCACAGAGTCATCCGGAGCACGGCGAACGTTTGAGGAGCGCGAACTCGCGTACGCTGCGGCCAAGAAGAGGATCTACGGCCCTGacaacgccgacgacgataGTATTTCGACctcagccagccagccTAGGTCGCGGCAAGCGTCGCGGCAcggggatgaggacgacgacctcgacggcccAAGGCGGACAATGCCTTTCGAACGCGAGATTGTGTACGGATCATTGTCTCATGCAGCTCCCGAGACGTTGGCCGCACCGCCGATGGGACAAGGGCCACAAGGGGGTCCTCCTATCTTCAACCACTACGACGACGGCTGCACAGGAATGCAGCAGCCATTCATGGGCTATCCAAACCCTCGAATGATGCCAGCAGACCCGAATCGCCTCATATATCCCAACCAGCAATTCCCCGGCCAGATGCCTATGGGTGGATACGGCTCGTCAtggccgccaccacccatgCCAGGGCAGATGGTGGGTCCCAGCCAGATGCAGCCGGTGATGGGCATGATGCCAATGGGAAGCCAAGTCTGGTACCCACCAGACATGGGCGGACCGTCGCAGCAGGGGCCTAACATGATGTCCATGATGCCCATCCCTCAAGGCATGCCAATGCCTTACCAACCGTCCATGTACGGGGGACAGCAACAATTCCAACAAGGCCGCACGTACAACCCTACGCTGGCACACCCAACACCGATGCGCCCCGGTCTCGACCCGCTTagctcgaccgcgtcgtccatctcgtcgcgctcgtacCAGGACGTCCACTCGCGGCCCCACTCGCGCGGCTCGACTACAAGCACCCGCAGTGCAGCGAGCAGTGTGCGTCTTGGCGGTATGTACCCGTCGGGCCAGCAGCCATACGGCTACCGCCAAAAGGCAGTCAAGCCGAGCCAGGGCAGCTTttcctcgtccatcggcAGGCCGACGTTTGACATGAAGCGCAGCGGGAGGCAGAGTCCA GCATCGACCACttcgtcgcgctcctcacGCCGCGCATCCTCGATACATATCCAACAGCCCCAGCCAGGACAGCATCcgttgccgccgaggccagACTGGGCCGCAAATAACGTCCCCTACCACCCGTCCCCGATGCCCCCAGCTGGCGGAGGCGAGCCAAGTACGAGTGACTTCCCGCCTCTGCACCGCGGCCCGCTCGGCGCTGGGTTCCGGGCGGAACCCATGCAGGTTGAGAAGGTCAAGATGCGTCCTCCTGCGGCGACAGCGTGGCACGCGGGAGGCAGGGATGTCCACCACGTCCAGCAGAACTATGGTCCGCCAGACGCAGTTGAAGTGTTCGTTGACAGTCACGATCACGGTGAGCCTGCCCCGCACTACGGGCCGGACATGACGACACCGCAACAGCAGTCGCCAGTGGCGCCGGAGCCCGCGGTCTCGATCTTGCAAAACCCCGACAATCTGGCAACACCAGTCGCGCCGGTGTTAATTGCGGACGCCGACCCGGACTTCCCCCGTCGTATGCCGCCGACATCCCGCACCCCGTCGCTGTACGACCCTTCGGCGCCCGTACCCGTaggccgccagcgccatTCGCCTGCACCTGGGCCGCGCTATCCACCAACCGCCCAGCACTCGCCTgtgtcgccgagcgctcCGCACCccagcgcgacgacgacgacgcccgTCATTTCCAAGAATGGCACGCCAACGGAGGCAGAAGTCGAAGCACGCTTCGCTGCGCTGAACATCAAGTCGCGCCAGCCACCGAGCTACGCCAAGATTGTTCGCCGCGACTAG